One part of the Caproiciproducens sp. CPB-2 genome encodes these proteins:
- a CDS encoding NUDIX hydrolase: MNLEISVSVKGVFNRNGKYLLRKNRREEYELLGGKLERTDQSTVERLIQEYKEESGIGIAVQELRHPWLYKIGREQTLIVPYVCTAEYIPEVLFDEDGGQLDWIEEADIENLNMPVGYKDTIANRLPQISISNVPKHQKLYRDDRFQVVFIFMKNGCIFLKETLKKDQAPYNLFCQNFTPREVGRLSPKKAISSPDKIEIYYEYNEEP, encoded by the coding sequence ATGAATTTGGAAATTTCCGTATCTGTAAAAGGTGTATTCAATAGAAACGGCAAATATCTTCTAAGAAAAAACAGAAGAGAGGAATATGAACTGTTAGGCGGAAAGCTGGAACGAACCGATCAGTCGACCGTTGAAAGGCTGATACAGGAATATAAGGAAGAGTCCGGTATCGGGATAGCGGTACAGGAATTAAGGCATCCATGGCTTTACAAAATCGGCAGGGAGCAGACGCTCATCGTGCCCTATGTCTGCACGGCTGAATATATCCCTGAAGTCCTGTTTGATGAAGACGGAGGCCAATTGGATTGGATAGAGGAAGCGGACATAGAGAACTTGAACATGCCGGTCGGATACAAAGACACGATAGCGAACCGCCTTCCGCAAATCAGCATATCGAATGTCCCGAAGCACCAGAAGCTTTACCGTGACGACCGTTTTCAGGTGGTTTTTATTTTTATGAAAAACGGCTGTATCTTTTTAAAAGAGACTCTTAAGAAAGACCAGGCTCCTTACAATCTGTTCTGTCAAAACTTTACCCCGCGGGAAGTCGGGCGATTGAGCCCCAAAAAAGCAATTTCTTCCCCGGATAAGATTGAAATCTATTATGAATATAACGAAGAACCATAA
- a CDS encoding RuBisCO large subunit C-terminal-like domain-containing protein, which produces MYIDPIIIQYPEGLEKDRFVIATYYCGTKRNTNMMKFAAALACEQTCGTWIQVPQETAEVREKCIGRVVGVYEAPSYQIELPKEVEERNFIVRIAYPWANFGEAHFAMMLSAVIGNISSSGKVKLIDLEFPDSFLNQFQGPKFGVKGIRDLLGVYDRPLLNNMIKPCTGLSPEATAALAFESAVGGVDVIKDDELISNPVHCPLVKRVKAVMAALKRADEEKGEKTLYAFNITDRTENLKDNAYKALEAGANCLMVNYNTIGLDATRMLAEDKDINVPILGHSDYTGALYESPWSGVSAGLIGAKLPRLAGVDMIIALTPYGKFPMMMDTFVDSGYRMLSPLGNIKPVFPMPGGGTTQGHVEDVVKKFGNDVMIASGAGIHGHPMGPRAGAIAFRQAIDAAVSGQNMLEAAKQHKELQAAFDAWGYYQEGKTGIFDLKG; this is translated from the coding sequence GTGTATATCGATCCTATTATCATTCAATACCCGGAAGGGCTGGAAAAAGACCGTTTCGTCATCGCAACCTATTACTGCGGAACCAAACGGAACACGAATATGATGAAGTTCGCCGCTGCTCTGGCGTGCGAGCAGACCTGCGGAACCTGGATCCAGGTACCCCAGGAAACCGCCGAGGTGCGTGAGAAATGCATCGGCAGAGTCGTCGGCGTTTATGAAGCGCCTTCCTACCAGATCGAGCTTCCGAAGGAAGTTGAGGAAAGAAACTTTATCGTCCGTATCGCCTATCCGTGGGCCAACTTCGGCGAAGCGCATTTCGCGATGATGCTGAGCGCCGTGATCGGCAATATCTCCAGTTCCGGCAAGGTCAAGCTGATCGATCTGGAATTCCCGGATTCCTTCCTGAACCAGTTCCAGGGCCCGAAGTTCGGCGTCAAGGGCATCCGCGACCTCCTCGGCGTTTACGACCGCCCGCTGCTGAACAACATGATCAAGCCCTGCACGGGCCTTTCGCCGGAAGCGACGGCCGCGCTGGCTTTTGAATCCGCCGTCGGCGGCGTGGACGTCATCAAGGACGACGAACTGATCTCCAACCCGGTCCACTGTCCGCTGGTGAAAAGAGTTAAGGCGGTCATGGCCGCTCTGAAACGCGCGGACGAGGAGAAGGGCGAAAAGACGCTCTATGCCTTTAACATAACAGACAGGACGGAGAACCTGAAGGACAACGCTTACAAAGCGCTGGAAGCGGGAGCCAACTGCCTGATGGTGAACTACAACACGATCGGTCTGGACGCGACGAGAATGCTCGCGGAGGACAAGGATATCAACGTTCCGATTCTGGGACACTCGGATTATACGGGAGCGCTGTACGAGTCCCCGTGGTCGGGCGTGAGCGCGGGCCTGATCGGCGCGAAGCTGCCGAGGCTGGCCGGTGTGGATATGATCATCGCCCTGACGCCTTACGGCAAGTTCCCGATGATGATGGATACGTTTGTGGACAGCGGATACCGGATGCTGTCCCCTCTGGGCAACATCAAGCCGGTGTTCCCGATGCCGGGCGGCGGCACGACGCAGGGTCACGTGGAAGACGTCGTCAAGAAGTTCGGCAACGACGTGATGATCGCGAGCGGCGCGGGCATTCACGGCCATCCGATGGGGCCGAGGGCCGGGGCAATCGCCTTCCGTCAGGCCATCGACGCCGCTGTTTCCGGGCAGAACATGCTGGAAGCGGCAAAGCAGCATAAGGAGCTGCAGGCGGCGTTTGACGCGTGGGGCTACTATCAGGAAGGCAAGACCGGCATCTTTGATCTGAAGGGCTGA